ctttgcgactgtggggcctactttcatacctctttggtctcacgtctccgtgcggagttccactgggcagcgtccgctggctcccttgccaccttcgaggagcagtgggcgctgtccggggttctctgctcggtgtccccatctggttccctgattttgaacctctgACCGTCACCttgttccctgtttttttttattagttgtcccacgtaattatttggtactgggtccagtgtccctcccgctaggctgggggaggggcctttagtagtgggcggctaagcccgcccacttcccggtttgCCAATACGGCCCCGCTACAAGGACTTTCCCCTGATTTCCTGTATGTGCCCAGAGTCTAGGGTGATGGTCGCAATACAAATGCCTGGATGGAGAGATaatgttaatatgagacactACATGCACTACTGCAGGCTGTTCTCATGGGTGAAACAGATTGGTTGTttttcacacactgaaaaatgagaTTTACATGATTCAGAGAAGTAAATTATGAACAACTGACCCTACCAATGCCAATTCCATATTGAATGGTGCTCCATTGGTCAACAATTCCTACATCTCATGGTGTGGGAAACCTTCATGGGTACCAGCAGGAAATATGTGTATGGGTACAGTTTATCCCTCATTATTCCTTAATGCAATGAAACCCAGGCAAGAGTGTCCATGCTGTATGGATTTCCCCATTTACCCGGCGGCTCAAAATGTAAGAATGGCTGAAAATGAAACCTTTGCCAAGTCATGTGCTTGAGGAAACATCCCATCCAGGGCACACATCAGGGAAAAGCCATCGTTGATAGCAGCTCCACAGAAACACCTGCTCATTTACAGCACTAGCCAAACAGGGACAATGTTTGGATGCCTAAGGAATAGGCTGGAGAATAACTTGCTCTGAATATGTGCTTAGTTTTGGTCACCCAATCTCTATAAATCATTTAGCAAATAAAGAGAGGATTTCTAAAACAGGCTATGGGAATGGGGGAGGCTGCCACATGCGGACAGACTGAAAAGTATCTAGTTTAGAGAAAAGACAAAGAAGGGGGCATATGACAGAGGTGAGAAAAATAAACAATGGAACTGATTACATTCAAATGGACAAACAGAGAACAGTTCCCAAACAGTAATATCTATAGACACTTAATGCTTCAGCTGaggaaaattttcagcaaaactgaTGAGAGgaaattcagaaagaaaaaggtgaatGAAAACTGGGAGTTATTTAAGAGGAGTTtattagatagctaaaaagccaCGATTCCACAGTCAAGGAGGTGGACAACTTTGACTAAAAACCCAGTTCAGTGCCAAAGGGAATGTAGCAATCGGTGGGTGGAAAGTGATATATTACACATGAGAGGAAAGGGAAAATGGCCAGTAAGTAATACAAATTGGAATTTATTAAAATTGATAAGGGACTttaaagacatcagggaaaaatccatgtTTGGCATGCATAAGGATAAGAAAAAGGAGGTTATTAAGTACATTAAGATCAAAAGAAATCCTTGAAAAGTTTCAGGCCAAATACTAGACAAAGAAAGGAAACttgttaatgttgcagaaaaGGTAAATATgttcaagaattttttttctgcattcagAAAGAAGAAGTATTAGATACTCATATCACATGAGATAAtgaaataaatgcaaacaaaatgttttaataggGTCAAATGCAAAGTTATCCTTTCGGAACAGGGAATGCAGGCCCGACCCAGACACTAGGGTACTGAATTCTGGAATGCAGAGACGAAACGTATTAAGTGATCATTGTGGACAACCAAGTCATTGTGTGCTCCCattgcgatgctgtggccaaaaggactgatgtgatccttggatgcatagaCAGGGGAGTGGTGATTTGGATCAGGGGAAGGAGTTTACCTCTGCACGTGAGATTTACTGATGTCTGATCCCATAGCAACAGCAGAAGGTGATAATTTCTCCCCTCCATCATCTTTTTCCAGCTCTGTCTGcctcctatctatctatccatctaggCAATTATCCCTTATTTTCTTTCTAATCAACtataatttataaatatacacaaatacacaaaacagCCAATTCTCCTCTGACTCatcacagagcccaggagtttTCATCTCCCTTTGGGACTGTCCCTTaattactgtaaaaagcaactgagtcccttaattactgtttactcctaaAGCTGTAAAAATTGCACAGAAGCAGAGACATACTTGTCTGCAGCCTGTTTACATTCAGATGGTCTCTTCTCCTCTTGAGTCTGAGTGAACCCCACTGGGAATACACGGAGCTATATTATAAATAAAGCACACCCCTGTGTAGGCTCTCGGTGTGGCAtgttgctgcagatgctggggtgagagaggtgtgggacacACGGCTAACCAagggggattcccagggaagacaCTTCCATCTCAGAATTtacaggtacccatctcttgctgagTAGCTCACCTGATCGATAAACCCTGTGCAATGTGGTTGTGGTGGGATAGAAAGTAAGTCTGTGGTATTTTCCGCTCTGCACAAGCGTGAGACATTCCAGGAACCTTGTCATAGGTGATGAGTTTTCTAAAGAATCACTGGCCAAAATGTCTTTTCTGTGCACCCCTGCTCATCCTGCCCGATGGACTACCACCTCAAGGCAGCtgcaattcagtggcagagggGATCCTCCAGGATGAAAGGTGTTAGTAGATGTACAatagaaggccaaattctgaatcTGTGGCCCATACTTTGCTCAGGCCTCAGTGAGGCAAAACTCGCCTTGGAGTAAGTACAGAGTACAGACATCAGgagccagctgtgtgctaaagcaTAGACGCTGTCACCCCCTCCTCTTGCATTTCAGGACTCTGTCTGCTAAAGGGGCAGGAAGACAGGGCTGTTAATTGACTTTTATCTGCTGGAAAGCATGGATGTGCTAGGGCTCCTTACTAGAAcgaaaataataatttttcaaCATGAGTAACACATACTTTCTCCTAGCTTCATTCAAGCAGTCAGCTCAACTGTTATgcttgaaaatttcaaaaaacaaTTCTGCTCAAAGCAGACAACCAGCATGGGAAATTTTAGTCCAAACGCCTGAAATTTGACAAAttcataagcaactgaaaatgagctCTTTTATTGAAGTGTCAGACAGCCTTACCTACAGGTGATGCCACCAGCACCACTACAATGGCCAATCCATTGGTGAATCCCATTCACCTAAGCTGTTTGCTCCAATAATGTCGGAAAGGAGTTCTACAGGCCAAAGTAGGATTATATTAGCAATTACTTTTTCTCAATGATTTATGTTCAGATTTTAAATTCAACTAAATATCCCCTTGTTCATATTATGAGACACATTAAATATAAATGCCTAATCTACTTTCTTTATCAATAGATCCATATGgtttaaggtgagaagggaccatttgatcatccagtctgtcctcctgtaaaacacaggccaaTTAAATTTCACTCAATTACCTCTGTATTGATTTGAAAGACTTTTgtgtgactaaggcctggtctacacttcaattTTAAATCACAGAGTGATAGAGCCATAGAGTTGGAAGGAACCACAAAGGACAGCTTGTCTATCCCCTGACAAGTTGCAGGATTTGTTTTGTCCTAGTCATCTAAGACTGATGGCTATTCACACGTCTTTGGAAAACCTCCACAGAAGGCACTTCCCTGGAAGTCTGTTCCATTGGCTTCCTCTACTTAAatttaggaagattttcctgaaatgtaatttaaatctgctatgctggagTTTGAAACCATTGTCTCTTTTCCTGCCCCTCTGTAGTCAGACAGAATAACTTTCCTCCacctttttatggcagcctttcaagtatttgaagattaCTATCGTTTCCCCtctcagggttccctccccactctgaactctggggtacagatgtggggacccacataaAAGACCCCCTAAAGTtataactaccagcttaggttaaaaacttccccaaggcacaaatcctttctttCTCCTTGGCCGGTATTGCTTCCACCACAAAGTGATTTggacaaaaattcaggaaaaggaccacttggagtccctatttCCCTAAAATATCACCTCAAAtgccttcaccccctttcctggggaggcttgagaataatataccaaccaattgcctttaataTAAGTACAAACCAGACTCTTTATCTTTATTACACTAAAATCAAtgaggttcttaaaagaagaactttattataaagaaaaaagtaaaagaagcacctctgtaaaatcaggatgaagGTAGCTttacagggtgataaaaagatttaaaacagagAAGAATCCCCTCTAGGCttagcttcaaagttacaaaaaaaatggaataaaactccctcttagcacagagaaaaacaaaagataatctaacacatttccttgcctttacttacaatttctgtaattttagatgtatcatttcaggtaTCTTTTCAGGATATGGTTTTACCTGCTTGGActctctctctgtccagagagggaacaatcAAAGAGAACACAAATaaaacctctcctccctccctctccccaccccttccagatttgaaagtaCCTTCTTTCCTTATTAGtccttttggtcagatgccaacCAAGTTATTTGAACTTCTTAACCCCTTACCGGTAATGGGAATCTGTACCTTTGGCCatgagggattttatgttactgcatacataaaggttgttacccttccctttatatttatgacatcCCCCATTAATCTCCACTTTTCCAAATAACATACTGGTTACTTCAGCTTGCTCATAAGGCTTGAATTTCATCCCTTGCATAACCTTTGTTACTTGCCTATGGATCCTTTCCAGGTTCTCTACATCCTGTTTATACATTGGTGAGCAAaattggacacattactccaaTTGAGACCTAACAAGCACTGAGTAGAGGAATACTATCACGTACCGTGACTTGCATGTTATACTTCTGCTAATATAACCTaacattgcatttgccttttttgaaaCCCCagagagatgtagctatatcaTCCTAACCCTGATGTAGACAGCATGAGGTGAATTCTTCCATCTAccacctctcaggaaggtggattaactatgctgaggGGACAACCCCTGCCATTGGTGaaagtagtgtctacactgaatcCCTATCGCAgggctgctgtagcattttaagtgcaaACAACCCTTAAAGCAaatattccagaaaaaaaaatccagtctggATCTGCCAACATGGGGAATTGGAGAATACAACACTTCCCTTCTCAGTGtgtcccagtggttaatcaccctcagagCTAAATATTTGGCCCAAATTTCTAGCTGGAATTtgcctggcttcagcttccagcccttcGGTCTTGCTCAGCCTTTCTCTGGTAGATTAGAGAGCCCATTATCACCCATGATTTTCTCCCTGAGAAAGTTTCCACTTGATCATCTtttttgataaattaaagagAAATACACCTTCAAGTTTAATGGTCTGGCTTTTTCTCCATCCTCcaatcattttcatggctcttttctgccccctctccaagTTTTCAATGTCCTTTTCCacatgtggaccccagaactggatgcagtttgTTTCACCAATCCCATATGCCAAGGTGAAATcttcccctgctccaactcaccaCTCCACCGTTTATGCATCTGTGGACCACATCATCCCTTTATGCTACAGCGTCGCACTGGGACCTCACAATGAGGTGGTTGTCCACAATGTCCCCTAAAACCTTTTCAGGGTCCTTGCATTCCATAATACAGTACTGTGGTCTATGGATCGGGCCTGCATTACCTGTTCCAAGAGGATCATTTTGCATTTGActctattaaaacattttgtttgcatgAGCGCCACATTCTAAATGCTCCATATCAATCAgtatgcctgccctggcctcctCAATGTatccactctgccaatctttgggtcatctgcaaattttagttgcagtgattttctatttccttccagatcattaatgaaaatattgaatagcatcaggcctagaactgatccctgcagaaccccactataTACCCCCATTCGCTGACGAAGACCTATTAACAACAGCTTTCTGAGatccatcagttagccagttttcagTCCATTTTACATGTTCCCTACTGATATTGTAAAGTGTTCATGTTTTTAACTCAATATTTTCCCCTACTAAATCAAATGTCTCTAAGAAATCAAAGTTCTTTGCATCTGCGTGGTTCCCTTGATCCACCAAATATGTACAATTGATCAACCAATGTGTACTATCATAAAAAGatgaaatcaggtttattttaCAAGATCTGTTTTGCATAAACCTTGTTGTTGATTGGCATTAGTTACACATCTAGACTTTTTTAAGTCTAGTTTTTCAGTTGTTTCGtaaccttgtcaaatcttttataAGAacactttctctttattttttaatactttatatttaacaGAGGAATTGCCATAACATTTTTCTGTGATTTCTCTTTTTGCTAATATACTTGATAACCTCCCTTTTGTGATCCATAGCCCTACGAAACATGGAGTTTTCTCTGGTGTCTTAAcgtcccttatcaattttcataACTTTCAATTTCtattctttcccttttccccctttgttaCATATTACTCCCCCCcaattgctgccttcactttgccactgaactGGGTTTTTACGCAAAATTGTTCACTTTGTTGCCTGTGGTATCATGACTTTTTCCACAAAAGAGCTACCAATTTCCATTCCTATTTTCTGTAgaattttttcctcccaatccATTTGGCTGACAGTTTTCCTCAGCTTTGGGGAATTAGTCCTCTGGGAGCATTAAGTGTCTATAGATAGTACCCATTGGGAACTGTTCTCTGTTTGTCCATTTGCATGTAAATCAGTATCAttctttattttcctctcctaTATCGTAtgttcccttctttgtctcttcACTAAACTAAAGAGTCCTGGACTTTTCTATCTGTCTGCATATGGCAGTCCCCCCCATTCCCATAGCCTGTCCTTTAAATCCCCTTTATATATGCTATATCATTTTTAGAGATTGAATGACCAAAACAGAACACATATCCGGAACATGCTATTCTCCATCCCATATCTTAGAGATCTGaacattgcttttgttttgtccactgctgTGAATGAGCAGATATTTCTTTGAGCTACTTATCAATGGCACCCAGGTCTTTTCCATGAACTATGTTCTAGTTGGGGTGTTTCTACTAGCATATGTCTTCCAAAGTTTGGCCTTTTTCACTCTCAGGTATCGAGCAACTTGATGAATGGGGAACACCTTACTGTATGGACTCACTAGCCTGGCTTTCATTGCATTAAGGAACAATGATGGATAATCAGTATCCACACTTGTGTTTCCTGCTGGTGCCTATTAAGGTTCCCCCACCATAAATTGTAGGAATTATTAATGCAGGGAGCCCCATAAAATATGGAATTTTCTTTAGTAGGGTAATTGTTCATAGTTGTTTTCTCGGaataattaaaatgtcatttttcagtgtgtgaagagcCATCAATCTGGTTCACTCATGAGAACAGCCTCCAGTAGTGCATGTAATGTCTCATATTAACATTGCTTCTCCTTTCAGGCATCCTGGGCACACACAGAAACTCAGAAGAACATACGGTACATGCAGGAGACACCATTCTGCCTCAGAGTTGGACACCTTCTCCCCTACTCTATGTCATATTCCAACACAAccgacttcaccaacccctccatCTTCATCCTACTTGGAATTCCTGGCTTGGAGACagcccatgtctggatctccatACCCTTCGGCACAATGTACACCATAGCTgtcttggggaacttcaccatcctgttcattGTAAAGATGGATCAAAGCCTCCATGgacccatgtactatttcctctgcatgctggccatcACCGACCTGGTCATGTCCACATCCACCCTACCCAAAATGCTGaacatcttctggttcaattccagagAGATcagtttcagtgcctgcctcacccagatgtacttccTTCACTGCTTCTCAGCGATGGAATCTGGAATCCTCGTAgccatggcttttgatcgctacGTAGCGATCTGcgatcccctgagacattccaccatcctgacaaacccTGTTGTGGTGAAGATAGGCCTGGCTGTGGTGCTGCGCAGTGGCATACTCGCATTACCCTATCCCTTCCTGGCGAGCaggtggccatattgcagaaccaacatcatcccccactCCTACTGTGAGCACATAGCTGTGGTGAATCTGGCCTGTGCTGACATCCGTATCAGTAGTTACTACGGCCTGTTTGATCTTTTCTCTGTGATCGGAATGGATGTGTTTTTCATCTCTGTGTCCTATACtcagatcctcagggccatcaTCCGCCTCCCCACGAAAGATGCCCAGCTCAAAACTTTTGGAACCTGCATCTCTCACCTTTGTGCCATCTCAGCTTTGTACATCCCAGATTTCTTCTCCTCTCTCACGCACCGGTTTGGCCATAATGTGCCACTCCATTTCCTTGTTCTCACTGCCAATGTGTACCTTCTGGTGCCACCCTTGCTACACCCCATCATCTACGGGATGAGGACCAAAGAAATCCGGGGAAGGCTGCTACGGCTCTTTACCCACAAAGACACCTAAATATTTTCTCCTTGTGCTCTGGCTCCCAGACCGAAGTCCGTGCAGAGATGGCTGGTGCATAGTGCTGGGCCCTCTTCCTGAATCACTTACTGGACAGTCAGAGAGACATTATACCCTTTCCTGTCCTTACTGTGTTGTGTCAGCATGATAAACTGTGGAATCAGTCTATGTACAATACACTGGGTTGACACTTTTCTAATTGCTGGTCTCTGGACTCCTGAAACTGCGATCTTTCCCCACCTGTTCTGTCAGGGCTCCACCCCTGCTGTGtgtcttctccccaaggccctgccctgtcACTTtctcctgtcttcccctccccttgtcaGTTGCTGGATCATTTCCACTCCCCATATATATATGAGCCCAAAAATGGTGTTCCACTGTGGccagcatgtccatgaatgccacaagcaatctcatgttgtCTCTATACTACATGTGTCAACATCTTCTTTGGACTCCTCATCCTCACTTTGCCATTTAAGGAGTGGCTGGACTGCCATTCATGAGGCGTTAGTGAGACCCATCATCATATTCATCAACAGTTCAGGATCTGGTCCCAAAGACTGAAAAGGTGGACAGAGCGTGCAGTAAAAAAACAGTTgcaagatggcgccaaatgcggaaggaagggaaaggactGCTGGGGAGTGAACCGATGCATGAtcgggcattgggacaggacccagg
The DNA window shown above is from Trachemys scripta elegans isolate TJP31775 chromosome 1, CAS_Tse_1.0, whole genome shotgun sequence and carries:
- the LOC117872975 gene encoding olfactory receptor 52R1-like, which codes for MSYSNTTDFTNPSIFILLGIPGLETAHVWISIPFGTMYTIAVLGNFTILFIVKMDQSLHGPMYYFLCMLAITDLVMSTSTLPKMLNIFWFNSREISFSACLTQMYFLHCFSAMESGILVAMAFDRYVAICDPLRHSTILTNPVVVKIGLAVVLRSGILALPYPFLASRWPYCRTNIIPHSYCEHIAVVNLACADIRISSYYGLFDLFSVIGMDVFFISVSYTQILRAIIRLPTKDAQLKTFGTCISHLCAISALYIPDFFSSLTHRFGHNVPLHFLVLTANVYLLVPPLLHPIIYGMRTKEIRGRLLRLFTHKDT